The sequence below is a genomic window from Acidilobus saccharovorans 345-15.
CGTCCCTCAGCATCGAGTGCCAGCTCACGTTCCTCTGCGACAGGTACTTCATGGCCGCGTCCCTGTACTCCTCGTAGTCCTTGCCTAGCTTCGAGAACCTCTCGACCTCGCCCCTCCTGAAGGCCACCTGGGCGAAGCTGAGGAAAATGAAGACCTCCATGCCCTCAGCGACCGCGCCCTGAGCTATCACCGCGGCCGAGAGGAGCTTCTCGTAGGTCGGGGATATGAGGAATATCGAGACCTTCCCTGCCAAGCCCCGCACCCACTTTCTATAAATAGAGAGGGTCCATTTATTTTTTCTATTTAGAGAAAAACGTGCAGCTCACGGCTTGGCCCCTTCGCCTCCCACGACTGCATATCAATATTAACCTGCAGCTCCACAAAAGCGCGGTGCAGCGCTTGCTCTCAAGGAATCCAACGGAGCCCTCGCAGAGGGTTGAGGGCTCAGGGGTCGCCCAGGCGGTGAGGCTTGCCATAATAGCTGAGCTCGACGCCATAAACCTCTACCAGCAGCTCGCCGACGCCGTGAGCGACGAATCCGTGAGGAAGGTCCTCCTGGACGTGGCCGGCGAGGAGAAGACCCACTTCGGCGAGTTCCTCGAGCTGCTCAGGAGGCTTGACCCGGAGCAGGTCAAGGAGCTGGAGGCTGGGT
It includes:
- a CDS encoding DsrE/DsrF/DrsH-like family protein, giving the protein MAGKVSIFLISPTYEKLLSAAVIAQGAVAEGMEVFIFLSFAQVAFRRGEVERFSKLGKDYEEYRDAAMKYLSQRNVSWHSMLRDAKREGKVRVVACSLVADMLGLKKEDFDPGLVDDIAGVATFLSEAASSDVILYI